Proteins encoded by one window of Myripristis murdjan chromosome 1, fMyrMur1.1, whole genome shotgun sequence:
- the LOC115357542 gene encoding uncharacterized protein LOC115357542, with translation MKRLAAPTNSKQGELLTTLEAAEGARIMITRNLDVEDGIVNGTFGKIEKIVTETKDGHTRVQKLGLRLDNPKAGQKQRQILQGTPDSLFYMDRLQESLSKKGVVRHQFPVKLAFACTSHKVQGMTVQSAVVSLKHVFEAGMAYVSLSRTTSLDGLYITDFDESKIYADGDIAVAMQSMKTTSLTGIMPLLKHVREADLVQMFKIVHHNTEGLICHINDIKRHHELRLADVLCLTETHLSDSIPFDSLALDGYRLYLCNRQHCYMHFPDLARKQGGGVAIYCKFHVSAEVYEYIPHVTDLEFLAIKIKAPVNLVITAIYRPPNYSLKHFMPNLQNLLDYLQVNCPHPIIVCGDFNENLLDNVNKPILEMFVSRGYTQLITDATTEKNTLLDHIYVSQPNVCFTSGVLQTYYSYHNPVYCIV, from the coding sequence ATGAAAAGGCTCGCAGCTCCCACCAACAGTAAACAGGGAGAATTACTTACAACTCTAGAAGCAGCTGAGGGAGCACGCATCATGATTACTAGAAACCTTGATGTAGAAGATGGTATTGTTAATGGCACATttggaaaaatagaaaaaatagtcACTGAAACCAAAGATGGGCACACCAGAGTACAAAAGCTAGGACTTAGACTGGATAATCCAAAGGCAGGTCAGAAACAGCGCCAGATCCTGCAGGGTACACCAGATAGCTTGTTTTACATGGACAGATTGCAGGAAAGTTTGAGCAAAAAAGGTGTAGTTCGCCATCAGTTCCCTGTTAAATTGGCTTTCGCATGTACAAGCCATAAAGTACAAGGCATGACGGTACAATCTGCGGTTGTATCACTTAAACATGTATTTGAAGCAGGGATGGCATACGTCTCTTTAAGTAGGACAACCTCTCTAGATGGATTGTACATAACAGATTTTGATGAAAGCAAAATTTATGCTGATGGTGACATTGCTGTCGCAATGCAGTCCATGAAAACAACATCCCTAACAGGTATTATGCCACTTTTAAAACATGTACGTGAAGCAGACCTTgtacaaatgtttaaaatagtGCACCACAACACAGAAGGTTTAATCTGTCACATCAATGACATCAAACGGCATCACGAATTGAGACTTGCAGATGTTTTATGTCTAACTGAAACACATCTGTCAGACTCAATTCCATTCGACAGTTTAGCGTTAGACGGATACAGACTGTATTTATGCAACAGACAGCACTGTTACATGCATTTTCCTGACTTGGCTAGAAAACAAGGTGGGGGAGttgcaatttattgcaaattcCATGTTAGCGCAGAGGTGTATGAGTATATACCGCATGTCACCGACCTTGAGTTTTTAGCTATCAAAATTAAAGCACCAGTGAATTTAGTGATAACAGCTATATATAGACCTCCAAATTATAGTCTCAAACATTTCATGCCAAACCTGCAAAACCTCCTAGATTATTTGCAGGTTAACTGTCCACACCCAATCATTGTTTGTGGAGACTTTAACGAAAATTTATTAGATAATGTAAATAAACCTATTTTAGAGATGTTTGTGTCAAGGGGTTATACACAGCTTATCACTGATGccactacagaaaaaaatacacttctgGATCACATTTATGTTTCTCAGCCAAATGTCTGCTTCACATCAGGTGTACTGCAAACGTATTATAGCTACCATAACCCTGTGTATTGTATAGTTTAG